The following coding sequences lie in one Mycobacterium sp. Z3061 genomic window:
- a CDS encoding VWA domain-containing protein, translated as MASRRIRPSRPLAPHGLPGHLVGFVEALRGSGISVGPSETVDAGRVMATLGLEDRMVLREGLACAVLRRPDHRDTYDAMFDLWFPAALGARAVVADADAAGDPEGLPPDDVEAMRQMLLDLLADNPDLADMDERLVRMIARIVEAYGKYNSSRGPSFSSYQALKAMALDELEGKLLAGLLAPYGDEPTPSQEQIAKAIAAQKISQLRKMVDAETKRRTAEQLGREHVQMYGIPQLSENVEFLRASGEQLRQMRRVVAPLARTLATRLAARRRRSRAGSIDLRKTLRKSMSTGGVPIDVVLKKPRPARPELVVLCDVSGSVAGFSHFTLLLVHALRQQFSRVRVFAFIDTTDEVTHMFGPEADLAVAIQRITREAGVYARDGHSDYGNAFVSFVQANPNVLSPRSSLLVLGDGRTNYRNPAVDVLADMVNAARHAHWLNPEPRHLWGSGDSAVPRYEEVITMHECRSAKQLASVIDALLPV; from the coding sequence ATGGCCTCCCGACGCATCCGCCCGTCCCGGCCGCTCGCGCCGCACGGGTTGCCCGGGCATCTGGTCGGGTTCGTGGAAGCGCTTCGGGGAAGCGGGATTTCGGTGGGGCCGTCGGAGACGGTGGATGCCGGCCGGGTGATGGCGACGCTGGGCCTGGAGGACCGCATGGTGCTGCGCGAAGGTCTCGCGTGCGCGGTGCTGCGCCGGCCCGATCACCGCGACACCTACGACGCCATGTTCGACCTGTGGTTCCCCGCGGCGTTGGGGGCCCGGGCCGTCGTCGCCGACGCAGACGCCGCCGGGGATCCCGAAGGTTTGCCGCCCGACGACGTCGAGGCGATGCGGCAGATGCTGCTCGACCTGCTGGCCGACAACCCGGACCTGGCTGACATGGACGAGCGGCTGGTCCGGATGATCGCCCGGATCGTGGAGGCCTACGGCAAGTACAACTCCTCTCGCGGCCCGTCGTTCTCGTCATACCAGGCGCTCAAGGCGATGGCGCTGGACGAACTCGAAGGCAAGCTGCTGGCGGGACTGCTGGCCCCGTATGGCGACGAGCCCACGCCCAGTCAGGAGCAGATCGCCAAAGCGATTGCTGCGCAAAAGATCTCGCAGCTGCGGAAGATGGTCGACGCGGAGACCAAGCGCCGCACCGCCGAGCAGCTCGGCCGCGAACACGTGCAGATGTACGGAATCCCACAGCTTTCCGAGAATGTGGAGTTTCTGCGCGCCTCCGGTGAGCAGCTTCGGCAGATGCGCCGGGTGGTGGCGCCGTTGGCCCGCACGCTGGCGACCCGGCTCGCGGCCCGCCGGCGGCGGTCCCGGGCCGGTTCGATCGACCTGCGCAAGACCCTGCGCAAGTCGATGTCCACCGGTGGCGTGCCGATCGACGTCGTGTTGAAGAAGCCGCGTCCGGCGCGGCCGGAACTGGTGGTGCTGTGCGACGTGTCGGGGTCCGTCGCCGGGTTCAGTCATTTCACTCTGCTACTGGTTCACGCTCTGCGCCAACAGTTTTCCCGCGTCCGCGTTTTCGCGTTCATCGACACCACCGACGAGGTGACGCACATGTTCGGGCCGGAGGCCGACCTCGCGGTGGCGATCCAGCGGATCACGCGGGAGGCCGGCGTGTATGCGCGCGACGGCCATTCCGACTACGGCAACGCGTTCGTCTCGTTCGTGCAGGCGAACCCGAACGTGTTGTCGCCGCGCAGCTCCCTGCTGGTGCTCGGGGACGGGCGCACCAACTACCGCAACCCGGCCGTCGACGTGCTCGCCGACATGGTCAACGCCGCCCGCCACGCGCACTGGCTCAACCCGGAGCCCAGACACCTGTGGGGGAGCGGCGATTCGGCTGTGCCGCGGTACGAGGAAGTCATCACGATGCACGAGTGCCGGTCGGCCAAACAGC
- a CDS encoding MoxR family ATPase: MSVPARPVPLFADIADVSRRLAETGYLPDTATATAVFLADRLGKPLLVEGPAGVGKTELARAVAQATGSGLVRLQCYEGVDEARALYEWNHAKQILRIQAGSGDWQSTKDDVFSEEFLLQRPLLTAIRRTEPTVLLIDETDKADIEIEGLLLEVLSDFAVTVPELGTITATRTPLVVLTSNATRELSEALKRRCLFLHIDFPTPELERRILLSRVPELPEHLAEELVRIIGVLRGMQLKKVPSIAETIDWGRTLLALGMDTIDDAVVAATLGVVLKHQSDQQRATGELRLN, from the coding sequence ATGAGCGTGCCCGCACGGCCCGTGCCGCTGTTCGCCGACATCGCCGACGTTTCGCGCCGGCTCGCTGAAACGGGTTACCTGCCCGACACCGCCACCGCGACCGCTGTCTTCCTCGCCGACCGGCTGGGCAAGCCGCTGCTGGTGGAGGGCCCCGCGGGTGTCGGCAAGACCGAACTCGCCCGCGCCGTCGCCCAGGCGACCGGGTCCGGCCTGGTCCGGTTGCAGTGCTACGAGGGCGTCGACGAGGCCCGGGCCCTCTACGAGTGGAATCACGCCAAGCAGATCCTTCGTATCCAGGCCGGCTCCGGTGACTGGCAGTCGACCAAGGATGACGTGTTCAGCGAGGAATTCCTGCTGCAGCGTCCGTTGCTGACCGCGATCCGGCGCACCGAGCCGACCGTGCTGCTGATCGACGAGACCGACAAGGCCGATATTGAGATCGAAGGCCTGCTGCTGGAGGTGCTCTCCGACTTCGCGGTGACCGTCCCGGAACTGGGCACCATCACCGCCACCCGGACACCGCTGGTCGTGCTGACCTCCAACGCCACCCGCGAGCTGTCCGAAGCCCTCAAACGGCGCTGCCTGTTCCTGCACATCGACTTCCCGACTCCCGAGCTGGAACGGCGCATCCTGCTCTCGCGCGTGCCCGAACTGCCCGAACACCTGGCCGAGGAGCTGGTGCGCATCATCGGTGTGCTGCGCGGCATGCAGCTCAAGAAGGTGCCGTCGATCGCCGAGACCATCGACTGGGGACGGACGCTGCTGGCGCTGGGCATGGACACCATCGACGACGCCGTGGTCGCGGCCACACTGGGCGTGGTGCTCAAACACCAGTCCGATCAGCAACGCGCGACCGGCGAGTTAAGGCTCAACTGA